From a single Sander vitreus isolate 19-12246 chromosome 2, sanVit1, whole genome shotgun sequence genomic region:
- the rasal3 gene encoding RAS protein activator like-3 isoform X1 encodes MGTEEKALEPAAQQPVQEQGPPEKEKEPPVEPTRGQSSETSDPLNTYKWHTGSKGTLDEVKEDGEGGAAAAAAAAASSTSTLDKIQKASTNKWSKMQNWRKALSEDPGDKHSPSGKGGEAAKPDKGGRKNPFRRALSEPPGSLFAALAPSSSSSSPAHAASSSTAADTQGVSSTDPSQRGSGGALLKKYLRTVSQKLKRPRLQSRNSTPTLLQADVGEDVPTELPRLQWAPPQEVPLWDISKCVLEDGQILISPEEEPTMWTRNRVSSCLSNLSMQNLVDIDSECSPDHVGSSSGPRPKNQDGGVRALIKRRLENRAKRNSNTQLNPLGLNKGSRHYGSRESVSIPVSAVESLDLSADTSTVIRPVHSSILGEKYCFEVINSENTHCFGCSSAAERDRWIEDLRRAAQPNKDNIERTENSLSLWVNEAKDLPPKRSYYCELHLDGTLFARTSSRAVGKLPNRSSLAGDNSTSSSGGPGASGGAAGGCQLFWGEFFELDNLPCVSQITLHLFREEDPKKKRHSRDEVSLHPLGSVVIPLAEIRGRTYQEKWFPITPYKASGTAGNKELLGPQASLRIKARSQNLKVLPMEKYKEFAEYVTVDYVEMCRNLEPLLNVKQKEELAGALVHVLQSIGKAKEFLLDLGSAEVERLGEKEAMIFRENTLATKAIDEYMKLVGQKYLIATLGDFINRLYASVENYEVDPRKCHASELSINQKHLMEACEEVVQKIIATNGPFPEELNKIFSSWVELCEDQSRPEIGQRLISASLFLRFLCPAILSPSLFGLTQPYPEPNTLRTLTLTAKVIQNLANFTLFGEKEEYMLFMNEFLQQHWDGMRGFLQTVSNGDTEIPMSSFDGYVDLPLRLAVLHGLLVDIIYQRDQDTVEKLHPLPSILNQITESLGPEAHRIIISSQMGQAKPVYVPPKDLKKYSPHQPSLQQLPVDSKGLQDGDGRTRRSMRERKPVTRTQSAPHRRPGQAKHTLKRQISSEVLPTADNEQEMETNQPLISLPNTSASVKRPHALVPWFKVSHNRESSEMKTENEQFNLLDRHAQELSELRLGIEQVTERELDMAKRLEDFIIQSQDQNAMLQAEVAKLQDELTVREEQLASATFRLGVIEEEREEDERKLSVAIAAAERMNVLEEQFADLLKDFHQLSEANNSGQNNMQHPEKSHINSI; translated from the exons ATGGGCACTGAGGAGAAGGCTTTAGAGCCTGCAGCTCAACAACCAGTGCAGGAACAGGGTCCACCAGAGAAGGAAAAGGAACCCCCTGTGGAGCCCACCCGAGGACAATCGTCTGAGACCAGCGACCCCCTCAACACGTACAAGTGGCACACGGGCTCCAAGGGAACACTCGACGAGGTGAAAGAAGACGGGGAGGGAGGagcggcagcggcagcggcagcagcagcttcttccACATCCACACTTGATAAGATTCAGAAGGCCTCCACTAACAAATGGAGCAAGATGCAAAACTGGCGCAAGGCCCTGAGCGAGGACCCCGGTGACAAACATTCACCCAGTGGGAAAGGCGGAGAGGCAGCCAAGCCGGATAAAGGCGGCAGAAAGAACCCCTTCAGAAGGGCCCTGTCCGAGCCTCCTGGGTCACTGTTTGCAGCCCTggctccttcctccagctcttccAGCCCAGCTCATGCAGCGTCATCGTCCACTGCTGCAGACACCCAGGGGGTCTCCTCCACAGACCCTTCGCAGAGAGGAAGCGGAGGGGCACTCCTAAAAAAGTACCTGAGGACTGTGTCCCAGAAGCTTAAAAGGCCCAGGCTGCAGAGTCGGAACAGCACCCCAACATTACTGCAAG CAGATGTGGGTGAGGATGTACCCACTGAACTCCCAAGACTACAATGGGCCCCGCCTCAGGAGGTGCCCTTATGGGACATTAGCAAATGTGTGCTTGAAGATGGACAAATTCTCATTTCTCCAGAGGAAGAG CCAACGATGTGGACCCGAAACCGTGTCAGCAGCTGCCTGTCCAACCTCAGCATGCAGAACCTCGTAGATATCGACTCAG AATGTAGTCCTGACCATGTGGGGTCATCAAGTGGCCCTCGACCAAAGAACCAAGATGGCGGTGTAAGG GCACTGATCAAGCGACGTCTCGAGAACAGGGCCAAGAGGAATAGCAACACCCAACTGAACCCTCTAGGACTAAACAAAGGAAGCAG GCACTATGGTTCCCGGGAGTCAGTGTCCATTCCAGTCAGTGCAGTGGAGAGTCTAGATCTGAGTGCAGACACCAGCACTGTCATCAGGCCGGTCCACAGCTCCATTTTGGGGGAGAAGTACTGCTTTGAG GTGATAAACTCTGAGAACACCCACTGCTTTGGCTGCTCCTCAGCTGCAGAACGTGATCGTTGGATTGAAGACCTGAGAAGGGCTGCCCAGCCCAACAAG GATAACATCGAGCGTACAGAGAACTCCTTGAGTCTGTGGGTAAATGAAGCGAAGGATCTGCCACCCAAACGGAGTTATTACTGCGAGTTACACCTGGACGGGACCCTGTTCGCCCGCACCAGCAGCCGAGCTGTTGGCAAGCTGCCTAACCGCTCCAGTCTGGCAGGGGACAACTCCACTTCGTCTTCAGGAGGTCCGGGGGCCAGTGGCGGTGCGGCCGGAGGGTGTCAGTTATTCTGGGGGGAATTCTTTGAGCTAGACAACTTGCCTTGTGTCTCCCAAATCACTCTGCACCTCTTCCGCGAAGAAGACCCCAAGAAAAAGCGCCACTCCCGAGACGAAGTCAGCCTGCACCCACTGGGCAGTGTGGTCATACCTTTAGCTGAGATCCGAGGGAGGACCTATCAGGAGAAGTGGTTTCCCATTACGCCATACAAGGCCTCAGGCACAGCGGGGAACAAAGAACTGCTGGGGCCACAGGCTTCACTCCGCATCAAGGCCCGTTCTCAGAATTTGAAAGTGCTGCCCATGGAGAAATACAAGGAGTTTGCCGAGTATGTGACGGTGGATTATGTGGAAATGTGCAGAAACCTGGAACCACTTCTAAATGTGAAGCAGAAGGAAGAGCTGGCAGGAGCTCTGGTCCACGTACTGCAGAGCATTGGCAAAGCCAAG GAGTTCCTCCTTGATCTTGGCAGTGCAGAGGTGGAGCGTCTTGGAGAGAAGGAAGCAATGATCTTCAGAGAGAACACATTGGCCACTAAAGCCATAGATGAATATATGAAGCTGGTTGGCCAGAAGTACCTCATTGCCACACTAG GAGACTTTATCAACCGACTTTACGCATCGGTGGAGAACTATGAAGTTGACCCTCGTAAATGCCATGCCTCTGAATTGTCAATCAACCAAAAGCACTTGATGGAAGCCTGTGAAGAGGTGGTGCAAAAGATTATTGCAACCAATGG ACCCTTTCCTGAAGAGTTAAACAAGATCTTCTCCAGCTGGGTGGAACTGTGTGAAGACCAGAGCAGACCAGAGATTGGCCAGCGTCTCATCTCTGCTTCCCTCTTCCTTCGATTCTTATGTCCTGCTATCCTCAGTCCTTCTCTTTTTGGTCTGACACAGCCTTATCCAGAGCCAAACACCCTGCGTACCCTCACCTTAACTGCCAAAGTCATCCAGAATCTGGCCAACTTCACACT GtttggagagaaggaggagtacATGCTCTTTATGAATgaattcctgcagcagcactgGGATGGAATGAGGGGGTTTCTACAAACAGTGTCAAATGGAGACACAGAAATTCCAATGTCTTCCTTCGATGGCTATGTAGATCTGCCTCTGCGCTTGGCTGTGCTTCATGGCCTTCTGGTAGACATCATCTATCAGAGGGACCAG GACACAGTTGAAAAGCTGCACCCTCTGCCTTCCATTCTGAACCAGATAACAGAGTCACTGGGCCCCGAAGCACATCGGATCATAATTAGCAG CCAAATGGGACAAGCCAAGCCAGTGTACGTTCCTCCTAAAGACTTGAAAAAGTATAGCCCCCACCAACCATCCCTCCAGCAGCTTCCTGTGGACTCCAAAGGCCTACAAGATGG GGATGGCAGGACTCGGAGGAGTATGAGAGAGAGGAAGCCAGTCACCAGAACTCAGAGTGCTCCACACAGACGTCCTGGTCAGGCAAAACACACCTTGAAGAGGCAGATAAGTTCTGAAGTTCTGCCGACAGCTGACAATGAACAAGAGATGGAGACCAACCAACCTCTTATCTCATTACCAAATACT AGTGCCAGTGTCAAACGTCCACATGCTCTGGTTCCATGGTTCAAAGTCAGCCACAACAGGGAGTCAAGTGAGATGAAGACTGAGAATGAGCAGTTCAACTTACTGGATAGG CATGCTCAGGAGCTGTCAGAGCTTCGTCTGGGGATAGAGCAGGTGACAGAGCGTGAGCTGGACATGGCAAAGCGCCTGGAGGACTTTATTATCCAAAGCCAGGACCAGAATGCAATGCTGCAGGCTGAGGTGGCCAAGCTCCAGGATGAGCTGACTGTGCGAGAAGAGCAGCTCGCCAGCGCCACCTTCAG GCTGGGTGTGAtcgaggaggagagggaggaagatgaGAGGAAGCTAAGTGTTGCCATTGCAGCAGCGGAGCGAATGAACGTACTG GAGGAGCAGTTTGCAGACCTGCTGAAGGACTTCCACCAGCTCAGTGAGGCCAACAACAGTGGCCAAAACAACATGCAGCATCCTGAAAAGTCACACATCAACAGCATCTGA
- the rasal3 gene encoding RAS protein activator like-3 isoform X2, with amino-acid sequence MGTEEKALEPAAQQPVQEQGPPEKEKEPPVEPTRGQSSETSDPLNTYKWHTGSKGTLDEVKEDGEGGAAAAAAAAASSTSTLDKIQKASTNKWSKMQNWRKALSEDPGDKHSPSGKGGEAAKPDKGGRKNPFRRALSEPPGSLFAALAPSSSSSSPAHAASSSTAADTQGVSSTDPSQRGSGGALLKKYLRTVSQKLKRPRLQSRNSTPTLLQDVGEDVPTELPRLQWAPPQEVPLWDISKCVLEDGQILISPEEEPTMWTRNRVSSCLSNLSMQNLVDIDSECSPDHVGSSSGPRPKNQDGGVRALIKRRLENRAKRNSNTQLNPLGLNKGSRHYGSRESVSIPVSAVESLDLSADTSTVIRPVHSSILGEKYCFEVINSENTHCFGCSSAAERDRWIEDLRRAAQPNKDNIERTENSLSLWVNEAKDLPPKRSYYCELHLDGTLFARTSSRAVGKLPNRSSLAGDNSTSSSGGPGASGGAAGGCQLFWGEFFELDNLPCVSQITLHLFREEDPKKKRHSRDEVSLHPLGSVVIPLAEIRGRTYQEKWFPITPYKASGTAGNKELLGPQASLRIKARSQNLKVLPMEKYKEFAEYVTVDYVEMCRNLEPLLNVKQKEELAGALVHVLQSIGKAKEFLLDLGSAEVERLGEKEAMIFRENTLATKAIDEYMKLVGQKYLIATLGDFINRLYASVENYEVDPRKCHASELSINQKHLMEACEEVVQKIIATNGPFPEELNKIFSSWVELCEDQSRPEIGQRLISASLFLRFLCPAILSPSLFGLTQPYPEPNTLRTLTLTAKVIQNLANFTLFGEKEEYMLFMNEFLQQHWDGMRGFLQTVSNGDTEIPMSSFDGYVDLPLRLAVLHGLLVDIIYQRDQDTVEKLHPLPSILNQITESLGPEAHRIIISSQMGQAKPVYVPPKDLKKYSPHQPSLQQLPVDSKGLQDGDGRTRRSMRERKPVTRTQSAPHRRPGQAKHTLKRQISSEVLPTADNEQEMETNQPLISLPNTSASVKRPHALVPWFKVSHNRESSEMKTENEQFNLLDRHAQELSELRLGIEQVTERELDMAKRLEDFIIQSQDQNAMLQAEVAKLQDELTVREEQLASATFRLGVIEEEREEDERKLSVAIAAAERMNVLEEQFADLLKDFHQLSEANNSGQNNMQHPEKSHINSI; translated from the exons ATGGGCACTGAGGAGAAGGCTTTAGAGCCTGCAGCTCAACAACCAGTGCAGGAACAGGGTCCACCAGAGAAGGAAAAGGAACCCCCTGTGGAGCCCACCCGAGGACAATCGTCTGAGACCAGCGACCCCCTCAACACGTACAAGTGGCACACGGGCTCCAAGGGAACACTCGACGAGGTGAAAGAAGACGGGGAGGGAGGagcggcagcggcagcggcagcagcagcttcttccACATCCACACTTGATAAGATTCAGAAGGCCTCCACTAACAAATGGAGCAAGATGCAAAACTGGCGCAAGGCCCTGAGCGAGGACCCCGGTGACAAACATTCACCCAGTGGGAAAGGCGGAGAGGCAGCCAAGCCGGATAAAGGCGGCAGAAAGAACCCCTTCAGAAGGGCCCTGTCCGAGCCTCCTGGGTCACTGTTTGCAGCCCTggctccttcctccagctcttccAGCCCAGCTCATGCAGCGTCATCGTCCACTGCTGCAGACACCCAGGGGGTCTCCTCCACAGACCCTTCGCAGAGAGGAAGCGGAGGGGCACTCCTAAAAAAGTACCTGAGGACTGTGTCCCAGAAGCTTAAAAGGCCCAGGCTGCAGAGTCGGAACAGCACCCCAACATTACTGCAAG ATGTGGGTGAGGATGTACCCACTGAACTCCCAAGACTACAATGGGCCCCGCCTCAGGAGGTGCCCTTATGGGACATTAGCAAATGTGTGCTTGAAGATGGACAAATTCTCATTTCTCCAGAGGAAGAG CCAACGATGTGGACCCGAAACCGTGTCAGCAGCTGCCTGTCCAACCTCAGCATGCAGAACCTCGTAGATATCGACTCAG AATGTAGTCCTGACCATGTGGGGTCATCAAGTGGCCCTCGACCAAAGAACCAAGATGGCGGTGTAAGG GCACTGATCAAGCGACGTCTCGAGAACAGGGCCAAGAGGAATAGCAACACCCAACTGAACCCTCTAGGACTAAACAAAGGAAGCAG GCACTATGGTTCCCGGGAGTCAGTGTCCATTCCAGTCAGTGCAGTGGAGAGTCTAGATCTGAGTGCAGACACCAGCACTGTCATCAGGCCGGTCCACAGCTCCATTTTGGGGGAGAAGTACTGCTTTGAG GTGATAAACTCTGAGAACACCCACTGCTTTGGCTGCTCCTCAGCTGCAGAACGTGATCGTTGGATTGAAGACCTGAGAAGGGCTGCCCAGCCCAACAAG GATAACATCGAGCGTACAGAGAACTCCTTGAGTCTGTGGGTAAATGAAGCGAAGGATCTGCCACCCAAACGGAGTTATTACTGCGAGTTACACCTGGACGGGACCCTGTTCGCCCGCACCAGCAGCCGAGCTGTTGGCAAGCTGCCTAACCGCTCCAGTCTGGCAGGGGACAACTCCACTTCGTCTTCAGGAGGTCCGGGGGCCAGTGGCGGTGCGGCCGGAGGGTGTCAGTTATTCTGGGGGGAATTCTTTGAGCTAGACAACTTGCCTTGTGTCTCCCAAATCACTCTGCACCTCTTCCGCGAAGAAGACCCCAAGAAAAAGCGCCACTCCCGAGACGAAGTCAGCCTGCACCCACTGGGCAGTGTGGTCATACCTTTAGCTGAGATCCGAGGGAGGACCTATCAGGAGAAGTGGTTTCCCATTACGCCATACAAGGCCTCAGGCACAGCGGGGAACAAAGAACTGCTGGGGCCACAGGCTTCACTCCGCATCAAGGCCCGTTCTCAGAATTTGAAAGTGCTGCCCATGGAGAAATACAAGGAGTTTGCCGAGTATGTGACGGTGGATTATGTGGAAATGTGCAGAAACCTGGAACCACTTCTAAATGTGAAGCAGAAGGAAGAGCTGGCAGGAGCTCTGGTCCACGTACTGCAGAGCATTGGCAAAGCCAAG GAGTTCCTCCTTGATCTTGGCAGTGCAGAGGTGGAGCGTCTTGGAGAGAAGGAAGCAATGATCTTCAGAGAGAACACATTGGCCACTAAAGCCATAGATGAATATATGAAGCTGGTTGGCCAGAAGTACCTCATTGCCACACTAG GAGACTTTATCAACCGACTTTACGCATCGGTGGAGAACTATGAAGTTGACCCTCGTAAATGCCATGCCTCTGAATTGTCAATCAACCAAAAGCACTTGATGGAAGCCTGTGAAGAGGTGGTGCAAAAGATTATTGCAACCAATGG ACCCTTTCCTGAAGAGTTAAACAAGATCTTCTCCAGCTGGGTGGAACTGTGTGAAGACCAGAGCAGACCAGAGATTGGCCAGCGTCTCATCTCTGCTTCCCTCTTCCTTCGATTCTTATGTCCTGCTATCCTCAGTCCTTCTCTTTTTGGTCTGACACAGCCTTATCCAGAGCCAAACACCCTGCGTACCCTCACCTTAACTGCCAAAGTCATCCAGAATCTGGCCAACTTCACACT GtttggagagaaggaggagtacATGCTCTTTATGAATgaattcctgcagcagcactgGGATGGAATGAGGGGGTTTCTACAAACAGTGTCAAATGGAGACACAGAAATTCCAATGTCTTCCTTCGATGGCTATGTAGATCTGCCTCTGCGCTTGGCTGTGCTTCATGGCCTTCTGGTAGACATCATCTATCAGAGGGACCAG GACACAGTTGAAAAGCTGCACCCTCTGCCTTCCATTCTGAACCAGATAACAGAGTCACTGGGCCCCGAAGCACATCGGATCATAATTAGCAG CCAAATGGGACAAGCCAAGCCAGTGTACGTTCCTCCTAAAGACTTGAAAAAGTATAGCCCCCACCAACCATCCCTCCAGCAGCTTCCTGTGGACTCCAAAGGCCTACAAGATGG GGATGGCAGGACTCGGAGGAGTATGAGAGAGAGGAAGCCAGTCACCAGAACTCAGAGTGCTCCACACAGACGTCCTGGTCAGGCAAAACACACCTTGAAGAGGCAGATAAGTTCTGAAGTTCTGCCGACAGCTGACAATGAACAAGAGATGGAGACCAACCAACCTCTTATCTCATTACCAAATACT AGTGCCAGTGTCAAACGTCCACATGCTCTGGTTCCATGGTTCAAAGTCAGCCACAACAGGGAGTCAAGTGAGATGAAGACTGAGAATGAGCAGTTCAACTTACTGGATAGG CATGCTCAGGAGCTGTCAGAGCTTCGTCTGGGGATAGAGCAGGTGACAGAGCGTGAGCTGGACATGGCAAAGCGCCTGGAGGACTTTATTATCCAAAGCCAGGACCAGAATGCAATGCTGCAGGCTGAGGTGGCCAAGCTCCAGGATGAGCTGACTGTGCGAGAAGAGCAGCTCGCCAGCGCCACCTTCAG GCTGGGTGTGAtcgaggaggagagggaggaagatgaGAGGAAGCTAAGTGTTGCCATTGCAGCAGCGGAGCGAATGAACGTACTG GAGGAGCAGTTTGCAGACCTGCTGAAGGACTTCCACCAGCTCAGTGAGGCCAACAACAGTGGCCAAAACAACATGCAGCATCCTGAAAAGTCACACATCAACAGCATCTGA
- the rasal3 gene encoding disabled homolog 2-interacting protein isoform X3, whose protein sequence is MMGFRRWIVCGGAFECSPDHVGSSSGPRPKNQDGGVRALIKRRLENRAKRNSNTQLNPLGLNKGSRHYGSRESVSIPVSAVESLDLSADTSTVIRPVHSSILGEKYCFEVINSENTHCFGCSSAAERDRWIEDLRRAAQPNKDNIERTENSLSLWVNEAKDLPPKRSYYCELHLDGTLFARTSSRAVGKLPNRSSLAGDNSTSSSGGPGASGGAAGGCQLFWGEFFELDNLPCVSQITLHLFREEDPKKKRHSRDEVSLHPLGSVVIPLAEIRGRTYQEKWFPITPYKASGTAGNKELLGPQASLRIKARSQNLKVLPMEKYKEFAEYVTVDYVEMCRNLEPLLNVKQKEELAGALVHVLQSIGKAKEFLLDLGSAEVERLGEKEAMIFRENTLATKAIDEYMKLVGQKYLIATLGDFINRLYASVENYEVDPRKCHASELSINQKHLMEACEEVVQKIIATNGPFPEELNKIFSSWVELCEDQSRPEIGQRLISASLFLRFLCPAILSPSLFGLTQPYPEPNTLRTLTLTAKVIQNLANFTLFGEKEEYMLFMNEFLQQHWDGMRGFLQTVSNGDTEIPMSSFDGYVDLPLRLAVLHGLLVDIIYQRDQDTVEKLHPLPSILNQITESLGPEAHRIIISSQMGQAKPVYVPPKDLKKYSPHQPSLQQLPVDSKGLQDGDGRTRRSMRERKPVTRTQSAPHRRPGQAKHTLKRQISSEVLPTADNEQEMETNQPLISLPNTSASVKRPHALVPWFKVSHNRESSEMKTENEQFNLLDRHAQELSELRLGIEQVTERELDMAKRLEDFIIQSQDQNAMLQAEVAKLQDELTVREEQLASATFRLGVIEEEREEDERKLSVAIAAAERMNVLEEQFADLLKDFHQLSEANNSGQNNMQHPEKSHINSI, encoded by the exons ATGATGGGATTTAGACGCTGGATTGTTTGTGGCGGGGCCTTCG AATGTAGTCCTGACCATGTGGGGTCATCAAGTGGCCCTCGACCAAAGAACCAAGATGGCGGTGTAAGG GCACTGATCAAGCGACGTCTCGAGAACAGGGCCAAGAGGAATAGCAACACCCAACTGAACCCTCTAGGACTAAACAAAGGAAGCAG GCACTATGGTTCCCGGGAGTCAGTGTCCATTCCAGTCAGTGCAGTGGAGAGTCTAGATCTGAGTGCAGACACCAGCACTGTCATCAGGCCGGTCCACAGCTCCATTTTGGGGGAGAAGTACTGCTTTGAG GTGATAAACTCTGAGAACACCCACTGCTTTGGCTGCTCCTCAGCTGCAGAACGTGATCGTTGGATTGAAGACCTGAGAAGGGCTGCCCAGCCCAACAAG GATAACATCGAGCGTACAGAGAACTCCTTGAGTCTGTGGGTAAATGAAGCGAAGGATCTGCCACCCAAACGGAGTTATTACTGCGAGTTACACCTGGACGGGACCCTGTTCGCCCGCACCAGCAGCCGAGCTGTTGGCAAGCTGCCTAACCGCTCCAGTCTGGCAGGGGACAACTCCACTTCGTCTTCAGGAGGTCCGGGGGCCAGTGGCGGTGCGGCCGGAGGGTGTCAGTTATTCTGGGGGGAATTCTTTGAGCTAGACAACTTGCCTTGTGTCTCCCAAATCACTCTGCACCTCTTCCGCGAAGAAGACCCCAAGAAAAAGCGCCACTCCCGAGACGAAGTCAGCCTGCACCCACTGGGCAGTGTGGTCATACCTTTAGCTGAGATCCGAGGGAGGACCTATCAGGAGAAGTGGTTTCCCATTACGCCATACAAGGCCTCAGGCACAGCGGGGAACAAAGAACTGCTGGGGCCACAGGCTTCACTCCGCATCAAGGCCCGTTCTCAGAATTTGAAAGTGCTGCCCATGGAGAAATACAAGGAGTTTGCCGAGTATGTGACGGTGGATTATGTGGAAATGTGCAGAAACCTGGAACCACTTCTAAATGTGAAGCAGAAGGAAGAGCTGGCAGGAGCTCTGGTCCACGTACTGCAGAGCATTGGCAAAGCCAAG GAGTTCCTCCTTGATCTTGGCAGTGCAGAGGTGGAGCGTCTTGGAGAGAAGGAAGCAATGATCTTCAGAGAGAACACATTGGCCACTAAAGCCATAGATGAATATATGAAGCTGGTTGGCCAGAAGTACCTCATTGCCACACTAG GAGACTTTATCAACCGACTTTACGCATCGGTGGAGAACTATGAAGTTGACCCTCGTAAATGCCATGCCTCTGAATTGTCAATCAACCAAAAGCACTTGATGGAAGCCTGTGAAGAGGTGGTGCAAAAGATTATTGCAACCAATGG ACCCTTTCCTGAAGAGTTAAACAAGATCTTCTCCAGCTGGGTGGAACTGTGTGAAGACCAGAGCAGACCAGAGATTGGCCAGCGTCTCATCTCTGCTTCCCTCTTCCTTCGATTCTTATGTCCTGCTATCCTCAGTCCTTCTCTTTTTGGTCTGACACAGCCTTATCCAGAGCCAAACACCCTGCGTACCCTCACCTTAACTGCCAAAGTCATCCAGAATCTGGCCAACTTCACACT GtttggagagaaggaggagtacATGCTCTTTATGAATgaattcctgcagcagcactgGGATGGAATGAGGGGGTTTCTACAAACAGTGTCAAATGGAGACACAGAAATTCCAATGTCTTCCTTCGATGGCTATGTAGATCTGCCTCTGCGCTTGGCTGTGCTTCATGGCCTTCTGGTAGACATCATCTATCAGAGGGACCAG GACACAGTTGAAAAGCTGCACCCTCTGCCTTCCATTCTGAACCAGATAACAGAGTCACTGGGCCCCGAAGCACATCGGATCATAATTAGCAG CCAAATGGGACAAGCCAAGCCAGTGTACGTTCCTCCTAAAGACTTGAAAAAGTATAGCCCCCACCAACCATCCCTCCAGCAGCTTCCTGTGGACTCCAAAGGCCTACAAGATGG GGATGGCAGGACTCGGAGGAGTATGAGAGAGAGGAAGCCAGTCACCAGAACTCAGAGTGCTCCACACAGACGTCCTGGTCAGGCAAAACACACCTTGAAGAGGCAGATAAGTTCTGAAGTTCTGCCGACAGCTGACAATGAACAAGAGATGGAGACCAACCAACCTCTTATCTCATTACCAAATACT AGTGCCAGTGTCAAACGTCCACATGCTCTGGTTCCATGGTTCAAAGTCAGCCACAACAGGGAGTCAAGTGAGATGAAGACTGAGAATGAGCAGTTCAACTTACTGGATAGG CATGCTCAGGAGCTGTCAGAGCTTCGTCTGGGGATAGAGCAGGTGACAGAGCGTGAGCTGGACATGGCAAAGCGCCTGGAGGACTTTATTATCCAAAGCCAGGACCAGAATGCAATGCTGCAGGCTGAGGTGGCCAAGCTCCAGGATGAGCTGACTGTGCGAGAAGAGCAGCTCGCCAGCGCCACCTTCAG GCTGGGTGTGAtcgaggaggagagggaggaagatgaGAGGAAGCTAAGTGTTGCCATTGCAGCAGCGGAGCGAATGAACGTACTG GAGGAGCAGTTTGCAGACCTGCTGAAGGACTTCCACCAGCTCAGTGAGGCCAACAACAGTGGCCAAAACAACATGCAGCATCCTGAAAAGTCACACATCAACAGCATCTGA